The following nucleotide sequence is from Pseudomonas sp. S09G 359.
CCTGCAGAATTTCACGGATGGCCCGCTCGACCTCTGCAGTCACCGCCATGCCCTTGTCCACCTGAGCCACGCCCTCCTCCATGCTGGTCACGGCTTCGCGGGTGTTTTGCTGGATACGCCCGACCATGCTGGCAATTTCCTGGGTCGAGGCACTGGTGCGCCCCGCCAGGCTGCGCACTTCATCGGCGACCACCGCAAAGCCGCGGCCCTGCTCGCCGGCTCGGGCGGCTTCAATCGCGGCGTTCAAAGCCAGCAGGTTGGTCTGGTCGGCGATGCCTTTAATCACCTGGATAATGCTGTAGATCGCCTCGGACTCCTTGTCCAACGTGCGAATCACCAGGGCAGATTGTTGCGCTGAACGGGCAATGCCATCCATGTCCTTGACCACCTGGTGAATCACCCGACCACCCTCCTTGGCCAGGGTTTCAGCCTGATTGGCGCTATCCAGCGCGCGCCCTGCATGCCGGGTGATTTCCTCGATACTGGCGGTCATTTCACTGGCGGCCGCCGCCATGGTGCTGGCAGCAGCGCTTTGCTGCTGGCTGCTGCCGGCAACTTCATGGCAGCCATGGCTCAGTTGCTCGCTCATGCTGTTGACGCCATGGGCATTGCCGCGCACCACTTCGATCATGCCGCGCAGATCTCGCTGCATCGTGGCCAGGCTGCGGATCAGTGCGCCCGCTTCGTCGTTGCGCTTGGGTTCGACAATCGGCTCGCTCAAGTTGCCCCGAGCAATGCTCGCGGCAATGCGGCTGGCCGTTTGCAGCGGGCCCATGATGCTCAGGATCACCCAGCGGCCCTGGGCCAACAGCAGCAACAGGCTGGCGATCAATACCGCGCCGAGGGTCAGGTTGGCGGTACTGATGGTCTGCCGCGTTCCCGCGCTGGTCTGTTGGGTGTTGGCTTCAATCAGCTCACTCAAGGCCGCCATCTGGTCTTCCAGCGTGCTGAAAGCCTTGTTGAACGTATCCAGTTCGCCGCGCGCGGCCTCGGGGTTGTCCAAGGCCAGTGCAACGATGCGCTCGCCGGCGCTGACGTAGGTATCGAGGCTGGGCTTGATTTTTTCCAGGCTGGCCTTGAGCGTGTCGTCCAGCGGCAGCGTGAGATTGTCGCCGAGCACCTGACGAAAATGCTCGGCATGCTCCTTGAGCGAGCCG
It contains:
- a CDS encoding methyl-accepting chemotaxis protein produces the protein MQRDLRGMIEVVRGNAHGVNSMSEQLSHGCHEVAGSSQQQSAAASTMAAAASEMTASIEEITRHAGRALDSANQAETLAKEGGRVIHQVVKDMDGIARSAQQSALVIRTLDKESEAIYSIIQVIKGIADQTNLLALNAAIEAARAGEQGRGFAVVADEVRSLAGRTSASTQEIASMVGRIQQNTREAVTSMEEGVAQVDKGMAVTAEVERAIREILQATLNTTELVNDISRTIGEQSLASNEIAHQVEMIAGMSENNSRVIGQTASTTDELSGLAGKLSQSVGRFEL